The genomic interval TTGAGGAGGGTCTGCGCGGTGCGGCGCACGCCCATCTGCTGCTGGGCGATGCGCAGGGAGTGGGCGACGGCGGGCAGGCCCGCGGCGGCGTGCGGGGCCGGCTCGACCTGCGGGGCGTCCTGGACCGGGTCACCGGTCGGCGGCTTGGTGGCCATGATGCTGCTCCCCTTCGAGCGCTTCTTCCACGTGTCTGTGTCCTCACAGTCGATCCTGTCACGGCCCCGTGGATGTCGTGCCGGTCCGGATTGTCAGTGGGCCGTGGCAGGATCGGGGGCGTGGCTGAGACGGCATCGAAGAAGACGGCAGACAACCGACCGCGCCTGCTCCTCATGGACGGGCACTCCCTGGCGTACCGGGCGTTCTTCGCCCTGCCCGCGGAGAATTTCACGACGGCGGTGGGGCAGCCGACGAATGCCGTGTACGGCTTCATGTCGATGCTGGCGAACACCCTGCGTGATGAGGCGCCGACGCACTTCGCGGTGGCGTTCGACGTGTCCCGCAAGACCTGGCGCGCGCAGGAGTTCCCGGAGTACAAGGCGAACCGCTCCAAGACCCCCGACGAGTTCAAGGGGCAGGTCGAGCTGATCGGCGAGCTGCTGGACGCGATGCACGCGGACCGGTTCGCGGTGGACGGTTTCGAGGCGGACGACGTCATCGCGACGCTGGCGACCCAGGCCGAGGCGGCCGGGTTCGAGGTGCTGATCGTCACCGGTGACCGGGACTCCTTCCAGCTGATCACGGAGAACGTGACCGTGCTGTACCCCACCAAGGGGGTCTCCGAGCTGACCCGGTTCACCCCGGAGAAGGTCGTCGAGAAGTACGGGCTCACCCCGCGCCAGTATCCGGACTTCGCCGCCCTGCGCGGCGACCCGTCGGACAACCTCCCCGGCATTCCCGGGGTGGGGGAGAAGACGGCCGCGAAGTGGATCAACCAGTTCGGTTCCTTCGCCGAGCTGGTCGAGCGGGCCGATGAGGTCAAGGGCAAGGCCGGGCAGAATTTCCGCGACCACCTGGACGCGGTGAAGATGAACCGGGTACTGACCGAGATGGTCCGTGACGTGGAGCTGCCGAAGGCCCCGGCCGAGCTGGAGCGCGCCCCGTACGACCGCACGGCGGTCACCGGTGTCCTGGACATACTGGAGATCCGCAACCCGAGCCTGCGCGAGCGCCTCCTCGCCGTCGACCCCGGGGCGGCGGAGGCCGAGCCGCCCGCGCCCGCCGCCGGTATCGAGCTGGACGGGACCGTGCTCGGCTCCGGCGAGGTCGCCCCCTGGCTGGAGGCGCACGGCGCGCAGCCGCTCGGCGTCATGACGGTGGACACCTGGTCGCTGGGCGCCGGCACGGTCACGGAGATCGCGCTCGCCGCCGCCGACGGGACCGCCGCCTGGCTGGACCCCACCCAGCTGGAGGAGGCCGACGAGCAGGCGTTCGCCGCCTGGGTCTCGGACCCGGCGCGGCCGAAGGTCCTGCACAACGCGAAGAACGTGATGCGGGTCCTCCCCGAGCACGGCTGGCGGCTCGAAGGCGTCGCGATGGACACCGCGCTCGCCGCGTATCTGGTGAAGCCGGGCCGTCGCTCCTTCGCCCTGGACGCGCTGGCCGTGGAGTATCTGGGCCGGGAGCTGGCCCCGGCCGCCGCCTCCGACGGGCAGCTGGCCTTCGGCGCGGACGACCGGGCCGAGGCGGACGCCCTGATGGCGCAGGCCCGCGCCGTGCTCGACCTGGGCGACGCGTTCACCACCCGCCTCAAGGAGGTGGGCGCGGCGGAGCTGCTGCACGACATGGAGCTGCCGACGTCGATCCTCCTGGCCCGTCTGGAGCGGCACGGGATCGCCGCGGACCGGGCCCATCTGGAGAGGTTGGAGCAGCAGTTCGCCGGGACCGTGCAGCAGGCGATCAAGGAGGCGCACGCGGCGGTGGGCCGTGAGTTCAACCTCGGATCGCCCAAGCAGCTCCAGGAGATCCTCTTCGGTGAGCTGGGCCTGCCGAAGACGAAGAAGACCAAGACGGGGTACACGACGGACGCGGACGCGCTGGCCTGGCTGGCCGCGCAGACCGAGCACGAGCTGCCGGTCCTCATGCTGCGCCACCGCGATCAGGCCAGGCTGCGGGTCACCGTCGAGGGCCTGATCAAGACGATCGCCGCCGACGGCCGGATCCACACCACGTTCAACCAGACGGTGGCGGCGACCGGCCGGCTCTCCTCCACCGAGCCCAACCTGCAGAACATCCCCGTCCGCACGGACGAGGGCCGGGCGATCCGCCGGGGCTTCGTCGTCGGCGAGGGCTTCGAGACGCTGATGACGGCGGACTACAGCCAGATCGAGCTGCGGGTGATGGCGCACCTCTCCGAGGACGCCGGTCTGCTCGAGGCGTTCGCCTCGGGCGAGGACCTGCACACCACGGTCGCCTCGCAGGTCTTCGGCGTCGAGAAGGACGCGGTCGACGCGGAGATGCGCCGCAAGATCAAGGCCATGTCCTACGGCCTGGCGTACGGTCTCTCCGCGTTCGGCCTCTCCCAGCAGCTGAACATCGACCCCGCCGAGGCCCGGGTGCTGATGGACACCTACTTCGAGCGGTTCGGCGGGGTACGGGACTATCTCCACCGGGTCGTCGAGGAGGCCAGGGCCACCGGGTACACCGAGACGATCCTCGGCCGGCGCCGCTATCTCCCCGACCTGAACAGCGACAACCGCCAGCGCCGCGAGGCCGCCGAGCGGATGGCGCTCAACGCCCCGATCCAGGGCACCGCCGCGGACATCGTGAAGGTGGCGATGCTGCGGGTGGACAAGGCGCTCACCGAAGCCGGGCTGACCTCGCGGATGCTGCTCCAGGTGCACGACGAAATCGTCCTGGAGATCGCGAAGGGCGAGGGGAAGCGGGTCGAGGAGATCCTGCGCCACGAGATGGCCCACGCGGTCGAGCTGCGCGCCCCGCTCGACGTGTCGGTCGGCGTCGGCAAGGACTGGGAGTCGGCCGCGCACTGAACCACCCGGCAGAGGCCGGGCCCGGACCGCGTCACGGCTCCGGGCCCGGCCCTTCTGCTCGTCGCTAGCTCCGGCCGGCCGGCGCTCCCGTACGGGACCTCTCCGCTGCCGGCGACCGCTCCGGGCCCTTCGTCCCCCGCCGCCTGCCCGGCAGCCGCATCCACACCCCGTACAGCAGCAGCCCGGCCGCCAGCCCGGCACCCGCGCCGAAGCAGGCCGTGGGGATGATGTCGAGCGGGCTCTCCACCCGGCCGAAGCGGGCGTACCAGCGGACGCACCGGTGGACGGCGCCGAGCAGCACGCACAGGCCCAGCAGGCCGATAGCGCCCCACCTCTCCCGGCGGCCGAGCACCGGCACCTCATC from Streptomyces sp. CA-278952 carries:
- the polA gene encoding DNA polymerase I translates to MAETASKKTADNRPRLLLMDGHSLAYRAFFALPAENFTTAVGQPTNAVYGFMSMLANTLRDEAPTHFAVAFDVSRKTWRAQEFPEYKANRSKTPDEFKGQVELIGELLDAMHADRFAVDGFEADDVIATLATQAEAAGFEVLIVTGDRDSFQLITENVTVLYPTKGVSELTRFTPEKVVEKYGLTPRQYPDFAALRGDPSDNLPGIPGVGEKTAAKWINQFGSFAELVERADEVKGKAGQNFRDHLDAVKMNRVLTEMVRDVELPKAPAELERAPYDRTAVTGVLDILEIRNPSLRERLLAVDPGAAEAEPPAPAAGIELDGTVLGSGEVAPWLEAHGAQPLGVMTVDTWSLGAGTVTEIALAAADGTAAWLDPTQLEEADEQAFAAWVSDPARPKVLHNAKNVMRVLPEHGWRLEGVAMDTALAAYLVKPGRRSFALDALAVEYLGRELAPAAASDGQLAFGADDRAEADALMAQARAVLDLGDAFTTRLKEVGAAELLHDMELPTSILLARLERHGIAADRAHLERLEQQFAGTVQQAIKEAHAAVGREFNLGSPKQLQEILFGELGLPKTKKTKTGYTTDADALAWLAAQTEHELPVLMLRHRDQARLRVTVEGLIKTIAADGRIHTTFNQTVAATGRLSSTEPNLQNIPVRTDEGRAIRRGFVVGEGFETLMTADYSQIELRVMAHLSEDAGLLEAFASGEDLHTTVASQVFGVEKDAVDAEMRRKIKAMSYGLAYGLSAFGLSQQLNIDPAEARVLMDTYFERFGGVRDYLHRVVEEARATGYTETILGRRRYLPDLNSDNRQRREAAERMALNAPIQGTAADIVKVAMLRVDKALTEAGLTSRMLLQVHDEIVLEIAKGEGKRVEEILRHEMAHAVELRAPLDVSVGVGKDWESAAH